One segment of Methanofollis sp. DNA contains the following:
- a CDS encoding 30S ribosomal protein S15 has protein sequence MARMHARRRGKSCSVAPYRTEAPEWCGMSADEAVKIVVDLRKKGNSSSEIGFILRDKYGVSDVKLVTGKKIGEILEENNLGSDLPEDLRNLIAKALGMRKHLAENKNDLHNKRQLQLTESKVRRLVRYYTTSGKLEKGWTYKPETAEILLSR, from the coding sequence ATGGCACGAATGCATGCACGAAGGAGAGGCAAGTCCTGCTCCGTCGCCCCATACCGCACTGAAGCACCCGAGTGGTGCGGCATGTCGGCCGACGAAGCCGTGAAGATTGTTGTCGACCTTCGCAAAAAGGGCAACTCCAGCAGCGAGATCGGGTTCATCCTCAGGGACAAGTACGGCGTCTCTGATGTCAAACTCGTGACAGGCAAGAAGATCGGCGAGATCCTCGAGGAAAACAACCTCGGGTCGGACCTCCCGGAGGACCTCCGCAACCTGATCGCCAAGGCGCTCGGGATGAGGAAGCACCTTGCCGAGAACAAAAACGACCTTCACAACAAGCGGCAGCTCCAGCTCACCGAGTCCAAGGTGCGCCGCCTGGTGAGGTACTACACGACAAGCGGAAAGCTCGAGAAGGGCTGGACCTACAAACCGGAGACTGCCGAGATTCTCCTCTCCAGATAA
- a CDS encoding 30S ribosomal protein S3ae — protein sequence MAKRKQVGKRVEGWKAKSWYKVYGPEAFGKTYIGDTISADPSLVMGRVMQTTLGEISQDYAKQHIKMRFRVNNVAGDAAYTEFVGHDITRDYMRGLVKRNTSRIDALILVPTKDGKKVRLTITCFTINRANFSQVHEIRAVTMKSVLEQAAQSSFDEFSKAVVSGETAKEVFKLIKPIFPVRRVEVIKSKLETAPIVVAA from the coding sequence ATGGCAAAGAGAAAGCAGGTTGGAAAGAGAGTCGAAGGCTGGAAGGCCAAGTCCTGGTACAAGGTCTACGGTCCCGAAGCATTCGGCAAGACCTATATCGGCGACACGATCTCCGCTGACCCGTCCCTTGTGATGGGCCGCGTGATGCAGACCACGCTCGGCGAGATCTCGCAGGACTACGCGAAGCAGCACATCAAGATGCGCTTCAGGGTGAACAACGTCGCCGGCGACGCGGCATACACCGAGTTCGTCGGGCACGATATCACCCGCGACTACATGCGCGGGCTCGTGAAGAGAAATACCTCCAGGATCGACGCCCTTATCCTCGTCCCCACGAAGGACGGCAAGAAGGTCCGCCTGACCATCACGTGCTTCACCATCAACAGGGCGAACTTCAGCCAGGTGCACGAGATCAGGGCAGTGACGATGAAGAGCGTCCTTGAACAGGCGGCCCAGAGCTCCTTCGACGAATTCTCGAAGGCTGTCGTCTCTGGCGAGACTGCCAAGGAAGTCTTCAAACTGATCAAGCCGATCTTCCCGGTCCGCCGGGTCGAGGTCATCAAGTCCAAGCTCGAGACCGCGCCCATCGTGGTCGCGGCCTGA
- a CDS encoding DHHA1 domain-containing protein: MSIQAAAERVAGKIRATDFVEVYAHHDADGIAAGAILSQAMLRAGLRFRLRIRQGIRADEIGHPESTLLCDFGAGLADLPESTMVVDHHVPHFTGEFHVNPHLAGLDGEQELSASGAAYLVAQALGDNRDLAGLAVLGMIGDGQQFSGTNREILNEGIANGFISPERGLLLPGNTLHEALEMAVTPFISGLSGNDAAVTGILDAATGEEEVADDVLLSLLVLEAGADAAPSVFSRVYGDRYRLEREVIEDARTLVAVIDGCGQQGRGGLAASVCLRAPECVPEAMEVAGAFRRRVLDALAARKADDVGMIYEVADAVAASGVADCLAYDLRQTGPIAVIAPAGDVWQVSARCPPGVEIDLEEILRTVAAQTGGTGGGHRNRGGARIPADRIGEFRKEFARMVTA, translated from the coding sequence ATGTCCATTCAGGCCGCTGCTGAACGGGTGGCAGGGAAGATCCGTGCCACCGACTTTGTCGAGGTCTACGCGCACCATGACGCCGACGGGATCGCCGCAGGGGCGATCCTCTCTCAGGCCATGCTCCGCGCGGGCCTGCGTTTTCGGCTGCGGATACGGCAGGGCATCAGGGCCGACGAGATCGGGCACCCTGAATCGACCCTGCTCTGCGACTTCGGTGCCGGCCTTGCCGACCTGCCGGAGAGCACGATGGTCGTCGACCATCACGTCCCCCACTTCACCGGGGAGTTCCACGTCAACCCGCACCTCGCGGGACTCGACGGGGAACAGGAGCTCTCGGCATCGGGCGCGGCCTACCTGGTCGCCCAGGCGCTCGGGGACAACCGTGACCTTGCAGGGCTTGCCGTCCTCGGCATGATCGGGGACGGGCAGCAGTTCTCCGGCACCAACCGGGAGATCCTGAACGAGGGGATCGCCAACGGCTTCATCAGCCCGGAGAGGGGCCTTCTCCTCCCCGGAAACACGCTGCACGAAGCCCTTGAAATGGCGGTCACCCCGTTCATCAGCGGTCTCAGCGGGAACGACGCGGCCGTGACCGGCATCCTCGACGCCGCAACAGGCGAGGAAGAGGTGGCCGACGACGTCCTCCTCTCTCTCCTCGTGCTGGAGGCCGGGGCGGACGCGGCACCGTCGGTCTTTTCCCGCGTGTACGGCGACCGCTACCGGCTGGAACGCGAGGTAATCGAGGACGCACGCACCCTTGTCGCCGTCATCGACGGCTGCGGCCAGCAGGGCCGCGGCGGACTTGCGGCATCGGTCTGCCTCAGGGCCCCCGAGTGCGTTCCCGAGGCCATGGAAGTCGCAGGGGCCTTCAGGCGCCGGGTGCTCGACGCACTCGCCGCCAGGAAGGCCGACGACGTCGGGATGATCTACGAGGTCGCCGACGCCGTGGCGGCAAGCGGCGTTGCCGACTGCCTCGCCTACGACCTCAGGCAGACCGGGCCGATCGCGGTGATCGCACCGGCCGGGGACGTCTGGCAGGTCTCGGCACGCTGCCCGCCGGGCGTGGAGATCGACCTTGAGGAGATCCTCAGGACGGTCGCCGCGCAGACAGGCGGGACAGGCGGCGGTCACAGGAACCGCGGCGGAGCACGCATCCCGGCCGACCGGATCGGCGAGTTCAGAAAGGAGTTCGCCAGGATGGTGACCGCGTGA
- a CDS encoding KEOPS complex subunit Pcc1: MIRIEGTIRTVSARAECVAGALAPDNLSGMETAAAGDAVVTGIRGEHLRSVTASVDDYLMNLAIAEEVCSYLLDKAGRA; this comes from the coding sequence GTGATCCGGATCGAGGGCACCATCAGGACCGTGAGCGCACGTGCAGAGTGCGTCGCCGGCGCCCTTGCCCCCGACAACCTCTCCGGCATGGAGACGGCGGCCGCGGGCGACGCAGTCGTCACCGGGATCCGGGGCGAACACCTGCGGTCGGTGACGGCGTCGGTGGACGACTACCTGATGAACCTCGCCATCGCTGAGGAGGTCTGTTCGTACCTCCTCGATAAAGCGGGCAGGGCCTGA